A genomic window from Candidatus Pelagisphaera phototrophica includes:
- the smc gene encoding chromosome segregation protein SMC, with protein sequence MYLSSLKANGFKSFADSTHLHFEPGVTAVVGPNGCGKSNIADAIRWVLGEQSAKALRGGKMQDVIFEGTDRRKPLNICEVSIILTDCEKELGQDFNEVELTRRVHRDGGSNYYINGKACRLKDIQRLFMDTGVGRTSYSIMAQGQIDQILSSKPEERRAVFEEAAGISKYKAQRKEALNKLAHVETNLDRVTDVISEINRQIGSLRRQATKAIRYKKLSYKLRHLDVGYSAYQYGTLNSTLDDIDKSAGSLQGEVDELQKDLENKDSSLTVYKEDRQSAIQKIQDAQQAVFDLRTMKEQIANESHMADIRITSMKERIEQAQEEIKSFETQIGEFATRLNEHSVDKQLHLDVLGNSDEIFQERNRELAGIEAKLESSEREIQALRSQAQEAEQILHQSRDETSSLEVETGTSTSRLEQLKKELAEQSEGQSQAQESLDTFNQGVLETETKRSELETAMEVAREKVSESRDAFRAAQVGIQELDRTVAQKTARVKLLQQLQEKLEGYGEGAKALLKGKMGGDLGGQSFLPIASKLSVKNGYGQAVEALLGSAVEAVAVGNADTVIEIFRQLKERKIGRVCMKLLNVGGSTGDGSDLPEWIAPALDFISIGDENDALKSVLSASYVVADIAKFLKWWESHPDFRFLQIASKKGESVDSRGLVTGGFKNAKNSSILQREIELKQTSKELEADQKSLQKSRDEAEKINKVLEKSEEAVESYRKDLSETSQELSRLQAEVRNAEKTLNDQKQKAERLEREKSLLDETLFRALEKLETARSRSTSGQEQLAESREKLEKVETSLAAIWAERDEKREALSQAKFDLQEKKQRLDMLEQGFVEIEQRRSELTRLTESKTSDIAQWETQILEQQQVKGNAIERSESLDGELEESKQVVEETREALVSIEDKVGILEKEQSYTREKVEGLRSNLNNQHIQIAEKRSRLEFVHEEIEREYGIDLRLVDWKFEVWKARQPVENLPKLDLDASESEADEDLESKGGDTELAQETEVSNDSVEVEVSEDVEAEPASGPGAAVHKVPSEEELEELNATNWSKVKAEIKLLRKRVQGMGAVNTDAIEEYGELRERHLFLKTQCDDLITSRDKLVAAIEEINLKSREQFSETFSQIQANFKHTFETLFGGGKADLKLIEAEDVLESGIDIVAQPPGTRLKNITLLSGGQRTMTAVGLLFAIYMVKPSPFCLLDELDAPLDESNIGRFTGLLKQFTSQSQFIIITHNKRTIQAAKAIYGVTMEEKGVSKVVSMKFNSEHDDPDIVSLQLEKEAVPA encoded by the coding sequence ATGTATCTGAGCTCCCTAAAAGCAAACGGCTTCAAAAGTTTTGCCGACTCTACCCATCTTCATTTTGAACCGGGCGTGACCGCTGTGGTCGGACCCAATGGATGTGGCAAAAGCAATATTGCGGACGCAATCCGTTGGGTTTTGGGTGAGCAAAGCGCCAAGGCATTGCGAGGAGGGAAGATGCAGGACGTCATTTTCGAAGGAACGGACAGACGCAAACCACTGAATATTTGCGAGGTCTCGATCATTCTTACGGACTGTGAGAAAGAGTTGGGGCAGGATTTCAATGAGGTCGAGCTCACGCGACGGGTGCATCGCGATGGAGGAAGCAACTACTACATCAACGGCAAGGCTTGTCGGTTAAAGGACATTCAGCGGCTTTTCATGGATACGGGTGTTGGTCGGACTTCCTATTCGATCATGGCCCAAGGTCAGATTGACCAAATTCTTTCGTCCAAACCTGAGGAACGCCGAGCGGTATTTGAAGAGGCGGCGGGAATATCGAAGTACAAAGCCCAACGAAAAGAGGCCCTCAACAAGCTTGCCCATGTAGAAACGAATTTGGATCGCGTCACGGACGTAATATCCGAAATCAATCGCCAGATCGGGAGTCTCCGACGGCAAGCGACTAAGGCGATTCGCTACAAGAAGCTTAGCTACAAGCTGCGTCATCTAGATGTTGGATACAGCGCTTACCAATATGGCACATTGAACTCCACTTTGGACGACATCGACAAGAGCGCTGGGAGTCTGCAAGGAGAGGTTGACGAGCTTCAGAAGGACTTGGAAAACAAGGATTCCAGTCTGACTGTCTACAAAGAGGATCGCCAGTCCGCGATCCAGAAGATTCAAGATGCGCAGCAGGCGGTTTTTGATCTTCGTACCATGAAGGAGCAAATTGCGAACGAGTCCCACATGGCGGACATTCGGATCACTTCCATGAAGGAGCGAATCGAACAGGCCCAAGAGGAAATTAAGTCTTTTGAGACTCAGATAGGGGAGTTTGCGACACGGCTAAATGAACACTCGGTCGACAAACAGCTTCATTTGGATGTGCTTGGAAATTCGGATGAAATCTTCCAAGAGCGTAATCGCGAACTGGCGGGCATTGAGGCTAAGCTCGAATCTTCTGAGCGAGAAATCCAAGCGCTGAGATCTCAAGCTCAGGAGGCGGAGCAGATCTTGCATCAGAGTCGTGACGAGACATCCAGCCTCGAAGTTGAAACGGGAACCAGCACCAGCCGTCTAGAGCAGCTCAAGAAAGAGCTCGCTGAGCAAAGTGAGGGACAATCTCAGGCTCAGGAGTCTTTGGATACGTTCAATCAAGGAGTTTTAGAAACAGAGACGAAGCGCTCCGAATTGGAAACGGCTATGGAGGTCGCCAGAGAAAAGGTGTCCGAATCAAGGGATGCGTTCCGAGCAGCTCAAGTCGGGATTCAGGAGCTGGATCGCACGGTTGCCCAAAAGACTGCCCGCGTAAAACTGCTACAGCAGTTGCAGGAGAAGCTGGAAGGCTATGGAGAAGGAGCCAAAGCTCTTTTGAAGGGAAAGATGGGAGGCGATTTGGGAGGGCAATCCTTTTTGCCTATTGCGTCCAAGTTGTCAGTAAAGAATGGATATGGACAAGCGGTTGAAGCGCTTCTCGGGTCTGCGGTAGAGGCGGTCGCGGTTGGCAATGCGGATACTGTTATTGAAATTTTCCGTCAACTAAAGGAGCGGAAAATTGGGCGGGTTTGTATGAAGCTGCTTAATGTTGGAGGATCGACAGGAGATGGTTCCGACTTACCCGAATGGATAGCGCCCGCTTTGGATTTCATTTCCATTGGAGATGAAAACGACGCTCTTAAATCCGTCTTGTCGGCGAGTTACGTGGTAGCAGATATCGCGAAGTTCCTTAAGTGGTGGGAGTCGCATCCCGATTTTCGGTTTCTGCAAATCGCTTCTAAAAAGGGTGAGTCAGTAGATAGTCGAGGTCTCGTCACCGGCGGCTTTAAGAACGCTAAGAACTCGAGTATTCTCCAGCGAGAGATCGAGCTGAAGCAAACGTCGAAGGAGCTCGAGGCGGATCAGAAATCCCTGCAGAAGTCCCGTGACGAAGCGGAAAAGATCAACAAAGTTTTGGAGAAATCCGAGGAGGCGGTTGAGTCGTATCGCAAAGATTTGAGTGAAACAAGCCAGGAGCTTTCGCGACTGCAGGCAGAAGTTCGTAACGCGGAAAAAACGCTCAACGATCAGAAGCAGAAGGCGGAGCGCCTTGAGCGAGAGAAGTCGCTCTTGGATGAAACGCTTTTTCGCGCTTTGGAAAAACTGGAAACGGCCCGTTCACGATCAACGAGTGGACAGGAGCAGCTTGCTGAATCCCGGGAGAAGCTCGAAAAGGTGGAAACCAGTCTAGCAGCCATTTGGGCGGAACGGGATGAAAAGCGTGAAGCGCTTTCCCAGGCGAAATTCGATTTGCAGGAAAAGAAGCAAAGGCTGGATATGCTCGAGCAGGGTTTTGTTGAAATTGAGCAACGTCGATCTGAGCTGACTCGATTGACGGAATCCAAGACCTCGGACATTGCCCAGTGGGAAACTCAAATTTTAGAGCAGCAGCAAGTCAAGGGGAACGCAATTGAGCGTAGTGAATCCTTAGATGGCGAGCTAGAGGAATCCAAGCAGGTTGTTGAGGAAACCCGGGAAGCGCTGGTTTCGATCGAGGACAAGGTTGGAATTCTGGAGAAGGAACAGTCTTATACCCGTGAGAAGGTAGAGGGACTTCGTTCGAATCTGAACAACCAGCATATTCAAATCGCGGAAAAACGGTCCCGACTGGAGTTCGTCCACGAGGAAATTGAGCGGGAGTATGGAATTGATCTTCGCTTGGTTGACTGGAAGTTTGAGGTTTGGAAAGCGAGGCAGCCAGTTGAGAACCTGCCTAAATTGGATCTGGATGCTTCAGAATCTGAGGCGGACGAAGACCTAGAGAGCAAGGGTGGTGATACCGAGCTGGCACAGGAGACTGAGGTAAGCAATGATAGCGTAGAAGTAGAGGTATCGGAAGACGTCGAGGCGGAGCCTGCTTCGGGGCCTGGTGCTGCGGTTCATAAAGTGCCGTCTGAGGAAGAGCTGGAAGAACTGAATGCGACGAATTGGAGCAAGGTGAAGGCAGAGATTAAGTTGCTGCGTAAACGTGTCCAAGGTATGGGAGCGGTGAATACGGATGCGATTGAGGAATATGGGGAGCTGCGTGAGCGTCACCTGTTCCTTAAAACGCAGTGTGATGATCTAATCACATCACGCGACAAACTGGTTGCGGCAATTGAGGAAATCAACCTGAAATCACGAGAGCAGTTCTCCGAAACATTCAGCCAGATTCAGGCCAATTTTAAGCACACGTTCGAAACCCTTTTTGGAGGAGGAAAAGCGGATCTAAAGCTGATTGAGGCTGAGGATGTATTGGAGAGCGGTATTGATATCGTAGCCCAACCCCCGGGTACTCGTTTGAAGAACATTACCCTCCTTTCTGGTGGACAGAGGACGATGACTGCGGTCGGATTGCTCTTTGCCATCTACATGGTGAAGCCCAGCCCCTTCTGCCTACTGGACGAGCTGGACGCTCCGCTAGATGAATCGAACATCGGGCGCTTTACGGGTCTGCTTAAGCAGTTCACGTCCCAGTCACAGTTCATCATTATAACTCATAACAAACGCACGATCCAAGCAGCCAAAGCGATATACGGAGTGACGATGGAAGAAAAGGGCGTTTCGAAGGTGGTATCGATGAAGTTCAATTCCGAACACGACGATCCAGATATCGTAAGCCTGCAGTTGGAAAAAGAGGCGGTGCCGGCGTAA
- the prfB gene encoding peptide chain release factor 2 (programmed frameshift): MIKPETKALHEEIEKRAGYLWRYLDVDGKRKEIAAFEEKMVAEGFWNDQKAAQEIISESNKLKRVVNGLTEFKAKFEDSKAMEELLEEEGVDENSEEAVVLQQSAELLKVALDELEIQSYLKGPHDHCNAILSVNAGAGGTESCDWADMLFRMYTRWAERREFKTEIIDILPGEEAGLSKVTLRIEGTNAYGYANAERGVHRLVRISPFDSNARRHTSFCAVDVVAEIEDDVEIGIEDKDLREDTYRASGKGGQHVNKTDSAVRLTHITTGIVAACQTERSQHKNRATAMKMLKARIYEKREDEKRSELEKVYGEKGEIGWGNQIRSYVFQPYQMVKDLRTGVDTGNVQGVMDGDIDKFINAWLRAGSPRHRNKDIQIED; this comes from the exons ATGATTAAGCCAGAGACGAAAGCTTTGCACGAAGAGATCGAAAAACGAGCCGGTTACCTGTGGAGGTATCTT GACGTCGACGGCAAGCGTAAGGAAATCGCAGCGTTTGAGGAAAAGATGGTTGCCGAGGGATTCTGGAATGACCAGAAGGCAGCTCAGGAAATTATCAGCGAGTCAAACAAGCTGAAACGAGTGGTTAATGGATTGACCGAGTTTAAAGCCAAGTTCGAGGATTCAAAAGCAATGGAGGAGTTGCTTGAGGAGGAAGGCGTTGATGAAAATTCGGAGGAAGCAGTCGTGCTCCAACAATCGGCTGAGCTATTAAAAGTGGCCTTGGATGAGTTAGAGATTCAGAGCTACTTGAAAGGGCCTCACGATCATTGTAATGCGATCCTGAGCGTGAATGCGGGTGCGGGTGGCACGGAATCGTGCGATTGGGCGGACATGCTCTTCAGAATGTACACTCGATGGGCTGAACGCCGGGAATTCAAAACGGAGATAATCGACATCCTGCCAGGTGAAGAAGCAGGCCTGTCAAAAGTTACGCTCCGTATTGAAGGAACCAATGCGTACGGTTACGCGAACGCGGAACGAGGGGTTCATCGACTGGTTCGTATCAGTCCTTTCGATTCCAATGCACGACGCCATACTTCGTTTTGCGCGGTGGACGTGGTCGCTGAAATCGAGGATGATGTCGAAATTGGGATCGAGGACAAAGATCTTCGGGAAGACACTTACCGCGCTAGTGGCAAAGGCGGGCAGCACGTAAATAAGACTGACTCAGCGGTTCGATTGACCCACATCACAACGGGAATCGTCGCCGCGTGCCAGACTGAGCGATCTCAGCACAAAAACCGGGCGACGGCCATGAAGATGCTGAAAGCTCGCATTTACGAGAAGCGAGAAGACGAAAAACGGTCTGAGCTCGAAAAAGTCTATGGGGAAAAAGGGGAGATCGGTTGGGGCAACCAGATCCGAAGCTACGTTTTTCAGCCCTACCAAATGGTAAAAGATCTGCGCACCGGAGTGGATACGGGAAACGTGCAAGGCGTGATGGATGGCGACATCGATAAGTTCATAAATGCCTGGCTTCGGGCCGGTTCTCCAAGGCACCGGAACAAGGATATACAAATTGAGGATTGA